The Rhododendron vialii isolate Sample 1 chromosome 8a, ASM3025357v1 genome has a window encoding:
- the LOC131298655 gene encoding uncharacterized protein LOC131298655, translated as MAVAVPSRRLEALGDRALAVCAAGVRGDGTSGSGALQNWFIGMRCMFNPGVLIKLRDEMSRGTTRDRVKTQSQQCGQARNSVYANDNSIKVNFNGEAMLKVESSKGGKRAMVVVESGLESKDALHWALSHAVQSHDTIVLLHVTKPSKQGATCTTNRAYELLCSMKELCETRRLEVQVEIAVVEGKGKEKGPRIVKEAKQQRVSLLVLGQKKQSMVQRLWTVCRGRRTRSRVVEHCIQNANCITIAVRRKSRKYGGYIITTEQHKNFWLLA; from the exons ATGGCGGTAGCTGTCCCGAGCagaaggctcgaggcgctcggtgatcgGGCTCTTGCTGtgtgcgccgccggggtgcgaggTGATGGGACTTCTGGTTCCGGGGCCCTTCAG aactggtTTATAGGGATGAGATGTATGTTCAATCCAGGTGTTCTCATAAAG TTAAGGGATGAAAT GAGCCGTGGCACGACCCGTGACAGAGTCAAGACTCAGTCTCAACAATGCGGTCAAGCCCGTAATTCCGTATATGCCAATGACAATAGCATTAAAGTGAATTTCAATGGCGAAGCAATGCTGAAGGTGGAGTCGTCTAAAGGGGGAAAAAGGGCGATGGTTGTGGTTGAATCAGGCCTTGAATCTAAGGATGCTCTGCATTGGGCACTTTCTCACGCTGTTCAGAGTCATGACACCATTGTCCTCCTTCATGTGACTAAACCCTCCAAACAAG GTGCAACCTGTACGACCAACAGGGCTTATGAACTTCTTTGCTCCATGAAAGAACTGTGCGAAACGAGAAGGCTTGAG GTACAAGTTGAGATAGCAGTGgtggaaggaaaaggaaaagagaaaggtCCAAGAATAGTGAAAGAGGCAAAGCAGCAGAGGGTTTCACTGTTGGTTTTAGGGCAAAAAAAGCAATCAATGGTACAACGACTGTGGACGGTGTGTAGAGGAAGAAGAACCCGCAGTAGGGTTGTGGAGCATTGCATCCAGAACGCCAACTGCATAACGATTGCAGTGAGGAGGAAGAGCAGGAAATATGGTGGGTACATAATCACCACCGAGCAGCACAAGAACTTTTGGCTTTTGGCTTAG
- the LOC131299135 gene encoding truncated transcription factor CAULIFLOWER A-like, with protein MGRGRVQLKRIENKINRQVTFSKRRSGLLKKAHEISVLCDAEVALMIFSTKGKLFEYATDSCMERILERYERYSYAERQLVATDLESQGSWTLEHAKLKVRLEVLQKNQRHFMGEDLDTLSLKELQNLEHQLETALKHIRSKKNQLMFESISELQKKDKALQEQNNLLAKKIKQIEKEEEKEKEMEQAQRAQVEQENNDLNSSSVLSQPLHSLNISGMYQAAAGHGDNDETPLENQNNPVMPPWMVRHING; from the exons atgggGAGGGGAAGAGTGCAACTGAAGAGGATAGAGAACAAGATAAACCGGCAGGTGACTTTCTCGAAACGGCGGTCCGGGCTTCTGAAGAAGGCGCACGAGATCTCGGTGCTTTGCGATGCGGAGGTGGCTCTCATGATCTTCTCCACCAAAGGCAAGCTCTTCGAGTACGCCACTGATTCCTG CATGGAAAGAATCCTTGAACGATATGAGAGATACTCATATGCTGAAAGGCAGCTTGTCGCAACTGATCTTGAATCACAG GGAAGCTGGACTCTAGAACATGCAAAGCTCAAGGTCAGGTTGGAGGTTCTCCAAAAAAACCAAAG GCATTTTATGGGTGAAGACCTTGATACCTTGAGTCTCAAAGAGCTTCAGAATTTAGAGCACCAACTTGAGACTGCTCTGAAACATATAAGATCAAAAAAG AACCAACTAATGTTCGAATCCATCTCTGAGCTTCAAAAGAAG GATAAAGCATTGCAGGAGCAAAATAACTTGCTTGCAAAGAAG ATTAAGCAAAtcgagaaggaggaggagaaggaaaaagagatgGAACAAGCACAAAGGGCGCAAGTGGAGCAGGAAAACAATGACCTGAATTCATCTTCTGTTCTGTCACAGCCATTGCACTCCTTAAACATCAG TGGCATGTACCAGGCAGCTGCAGGCCATGGAGACAATGATGAAACTCCACTTGAAAATCAAAACAACCCAGTAATGCCACCATGGATGGTTCGTCACATCAATGGTTAA